One Brassica napus cultivar Da-Ae chromosome A1, Da-Ae, whole genome shotgun sequence genomic region harbors:
- the LOC111212041 gene encoding alpha-crystallin domain-containing protein 22.3, which produces MRESTGFPQVIEVAPLNSLPYVGPLNGNSSMSGNKANETAEKTGPPAMIFLPSESAPEFYSLISQSKTGVALTGSAAMGKIGPTIGLVDIAESDDSYYFRVSLPGVSRDEKEFSCEIEPDGKILIKGATTTGEKTVCKHNQVFKMLSQNLCPPGHFTISFQLPGPVSNEDFSGNFGADGVLEGVVKKLYYED; this is translated from the exons ATGAGAGAGAGCACCGGTTTTCCACAAGTTATCGAAGTTGCTCCGTTGAACAGTCTGCCTTACGTCGGTCCATTAAATGGCAATTCATCCATGTCTGGTAACAAGGCCAACGAGACTGCAGAGAAAACAGGACCTCCAGCAATGATATTTCTACCTTCTGAATCAGCTCCAGAGTTTTATAGCCTTATCTCTCAGTCAAAAACCGGAGTTGCCCTCACGGGAAGTGCAGCCATGGGGAAGATCGGACCAACTATTGGTTTGGTGGATATTGCTGAATCCGATGACTCTTACTATTTCCGTGTTTCCCTCCCTGGTGTTTCAAGAGATGAAA AGGAGTTCAGCTGCGAAATAGAACCAGACGGTAAGATTCTGATCAAAGGAGCAACAACGACGGGAGAGAAGACAGTGTGCAAACACAATCAGGTGTTCAAGATGCTATCACAAAACTTATGCCCTCCAGGCCACTTCACCATCTCTTTCCAGCTGCCGGGTCCTGTGAGCAACGAAGATTTCAGCGGTAATTTTGGTGCAGATGGTGTTCTTGAGGGAGTAGTGAAGAAGCTCTACTACGAAGACTGA
- the LOC111212037 gene encoding NADPH-dependent aldehyde reductase 1, chloroplastic — translation MASERQKQGGVQPGKEHVMDPTPQFSSSDYQPSNKLRGKVALITGGDSGIGRAVSYCFAVEGATVAFTYVKGQEEKDTQETLQMLKEAKTSEAKDPIAIPTDLGFDENCKRVVDEVVNAFGRIDVLINNAAEQYESNSIEEIDEPRLERVFRTNIFSYFFLTRHALKHMKEGSSIINTTSVNAYKGHASLLDYTATKGAIVAFTRGLALQLAEKGIRVNGVAPGPIWTPLIPASFNEEKIKNFGTEVPMKRAGQPIEVAPSYVFLACNHCSSYFTGQVLHPNGGAVVNA, via the exons ATGGCTTCTGAAAGACAAAAACAAGGAGGAGTACAACCTGGCAAAGAACACGTCATGGACCCAACTCCACAATTCTCTAGTTCAGACTACCAACCCTCCAACAAGCTTCGT GGAAAGGTGGCCCTGATAACGGGCGGAGACTCGGGGATTGGTAGAGCCGTGAGTTACTGTTTTGCAGTTGAAGGTGCCACAGTTGCCTTCACGTACGTCAAGGGCCAAGAGGAAAAGGACACACAAGAGACTCTACAAATGTTGAAGGAAGCAAAAACTTCGGAGGCTAAGGACCCGATTGCAATTCCAACGGATTTAGGATTCGATGAGAACTGCAAGAGGGTTGTAGACGAGGTTGTTAATGCGTTTGGACGAATCGATGTCTTGATCAATAACGCAGCGGAGCAGTACGAAAGCAATTCCATCGAAGAGATCGATGAGCCTAGGCTGGAACGTGTCTTCCGTACAAAcatcttttcttatttctttctcACAAG GCATGCGTTGAAGCATATGAAGGAAGGAAGCAGCATAATAAACACAACATCCGTGAACGCCTACAAGGGACACGCATCGCTTCTCGACTACACGGCTACAAAAGGAGCGATTGTGGCGTTTACTCGAGGTCTTGCACTTCAGCTTGCTGAGAAAGGGATCCGTGTTAATGGTGTAGCACCTGGTCCTATATGGACCCCCCTTATCCCAGCTTCGTTTAATGAGGAGAAGATTAAGAATTTCGGGACTGAAGTCCCGATGAAACGAGCCGGCCAGCCCATTGAGGTGGCACCCTCCTATGTTTTCCTTGCTTGTAACCATTGCTCATCTTACTTCACAGGCCAAGTTCTTCACCCTAACG GAGGTGCTGTTGTGAATGCCTAA